One genomic region from Robbsia betulipollinis encodes:
- the gshA gene encoding glutamate--cysteine ligase, translated as MKTTTSTKAAGGFARRLELLRQAAKNGWLAKGKRGIEKESLRVTQQGTLADSAHPSALGAALTHPELTTDYSESLLEFITPPVADPVVAVEALQVLHAFVHRRIGDELLWDVSMPGHLPPDPQIPIAQYGSSNQGRFKHVYRHGLSLRYGRKMQCIAGIHYNFSLHEDIWPLLHGPSSPDDRQHAAAPDDIQSASYMALIRNYRRFSWLLLYLFGASPALDRSFFGAGASGAADAGEEGSGNAGPNGLQALGEDTLYLPHATSLRMSDLGYHNRAASGSGRPDLRSLRAYLAGLADAVRTPHAPYEALGTHRDGKWVQLNGNLLQIENELYATIRPKRVGEAGERVLQGLTKRGIQYVEVRCLDIDPFEPAGIGATTVRFLDAFLTMCVLEDSPADAALQAEADANFLLVAKSGRQPGKMLECEGQPIALHAWAEMLLERIEAAARVLDESSGMTGHTAAVAAQRAKLADPSSLPSARALADIVASGSFAAFGLRQSRAHAAHFLAAPLAAADEARLLAESAESIARQRKIEARDDIDFDAFMARHDSGRE; from the coding sequence ATGAAAACAACGACATCGACCAAAGCGGCCGGGGGATTTGCGCGCCGGCTGGAATTGCTGCGCCAGGCGGCCAAGAACGGATGGCTGGCAAAGGGAAAACGGGGTATCGAGAAGGAAAGCCTGCGCGTGACGCAGCAGGGCACGCTCGCCGACAGCGCGCACCCGTCGGCACTGGGCGCGGCCCTGACGCACCCGGAACTCACGACCGATTACTCCGAGTCCCTGCTCGAATTCATCACCCCGCCGGTGGCGGACCCCGTCGTCGCGGTCGAAGCGCTGCAGGTGCTGCACGCCTTCGTGCACCGGCGCATCGGCGACGAACTGCTCTGGGACGTATCAATGCCGGGCCACCTGCCGCCTGACCCGCAGATCCCCATCGCGCAGTACGGGTCGTCGAACCAGGGCCGGTTCAAGCATGTCTACCGGCACGGGCTATCGTTGCGCTACGGGCGCAAGATGCAGTGCATTGCCGGCATTCACTACAATTTCTCGCTGCACGAAGACATATGGCCGCTGCTGCACGGGCCGAGCAGCCCCGACGACCGGCAGCACGCGGCGGCGCCGGACGACATCCAGTCCGCAAGCTACATGGCCCTGATCCGGAACTACCGCCGCTTCAGCTGGTTGCTGCTGTATCTGTTCGGGGCGTCGCCGGCGCTGGACCGCAGCTTCTTCGGCGCCGGCGCGAGCGGCGCGGCGGATGCCGGCGAGGAGGGGAGCGGCAACGCCGGGCCGAACGGGCTTCAGGCACTGGGCGAGGACACGCTCTACCTGCCGCACGCGACCAGCCTGCGCATGAGCGATCTGGGCTATCACAACCGCGCCGCCAGCGGCAGCGGACGCCCGGATTTGCGTTCGCTGCGCGCCTACCTGGCGGGTCTCGCCGACGCGGTCCGGACGCCGCATGCGCCTTACGAAGCGTTGGGGACGCATCGCGATGGCAAATGGGTGCAATTGAATGGCAACCTGCTGCAGATCGAAAACGAACTGTATGCGACCATTCGGCCCAAACGCGTGGGCGAAGCGGGCGAACGGGTGCTCCAGGGGCTGACGAAGCGCGGTATCCAGTACGTGGAAGTACGCTGCCTCGATATCGACCCGTTCGAGCCCGCCGGCATCGGCGCGACGACGGTACGCTTCCTCGATGCCTTTCTGACGATGTGCGTGCTCGAGGACAGCCCCGCCGATGCCGCGCTGCAGGCCGAGGCGGACGCGAATTTCCTCCTCGTGGCCAAGTCGGGACGGCAGCCCGGCAAGATGCTCGAATGCGAAGGGCAGCCCATTGCGCTGCACGCCTGGGCCGAGATGCTGCTCGAACGCATCGAGGCCGCCGCGCGCGTGCTGGACGAATCCTCCGGCATGACGGGGCACACCGCGGCGGTCGCCGCGCAGCGCGCAAAACTGGCGGACCCGTCGAGCCTGCCGTCGGCGCGGGCACTGGCAGACATCGTTGCCAGCGGCAGCTTCGCAGCGTTCGGCCTGCGGCAGAGCCGCGCTCACGCCGCGCATTTCCTGGCGGCACCGCTCGCCGCGGCGGACGAGGCGCGCCTGCTGGCGGAAAGTGCCGAGTCGATCGCGCGCCA
- a CDS encoding serine/threonine protein kinase → MTTSKETPFATLNPDRVLDAIESTGLHVDGRLYALNSFENRVYQVGIDDAPPLIAKFYRPHRWSDEAILEEHRFTAALEAHELPVVAPSVRGGVTLHHFEDFRFALFPRRGGRPPELEDRATLEWLGRFIGRIHAFGATHAFLARGAIDIETYGREPRRYLLESGFVPAALTDAYRSIVDLALDAVSRAFDRAGDVKSIRLHGDCHAGNVLWTDAGPHFVDFDDSRMGPAVQDLWMLLPGDREGQRAALADVLAGYEDFCDFDPRELYLIEALRTLRLIHYSAWLARRWDDPAFPAAFPWFNTSRYWEDRILELREQVALIDEEPLWPV, encoded by the coding sequence TTGACCACTTCCAAGGAAACCCCCTTCGCGACCCTGAACCCGGACCGGGTGCTCGACGCGATCGAATCGACCGGGTTGCACGTCGACGGCCGGCTGTATGCGCTCAACAGTTTCGAGAATCGGGTCTATCAGGTCGGCATCGACGACGCGCCGCCGCTGATCGCGAAGTTCTACCGGCCGCATCGCTGGTCGGACGAAGCGATTCTCGAAGAGCACCGTTTCACCGCTGCGCTCGAGGCGCACGAATTGCCGGTGGTCGCGCCATCGGTGCGGGGCGGCGTGACGCTGCATCATTTCGAGGATTTTCGTTTCGCGCTGTTTCCACGGCGCGGCGGCCGCCCGCCGGAGCTCGAGGACCGGGCCACGCTGGAATGGCTGGGCCGCTTCATCGGCCGCATCCACGCGTTCGGCGCGACGCACGCGTTCCTCGCACGCGGCGCGATCGACATCGAGACCTACGGACGCGAGCCGCGACGCTATCTGCTGGAGAGCGGTTTCGTCCCGGCGGCACTCACCGACGCTTATCGCAGCATCGTCGATCTGGCACTCGATGCGGTGTCGCGCGCATTCGACCGCGCCGGCGACGTGAAGTCGATCCGCCTGCATGGCGATTGTCACGCAGGCAATGTGCTGTGGACCGATGCCGGGCCGCACTTCGTGGATTTCGACGACAGCCGGATGGGGCCGGCGGTCCAGGATCTGTGGATGCTGCTGCCGGGCGATCGCGAAGGGCAGCGTGCTGCCCTGGCAGACGTGCTGGCCGGTTACGAGGACTTTTGCGATTTCGATCCGCGTGAACTCTATCTGATCGAAGCGCTGCGCACATTGCGCCTCATCCACTACAGCGCCTGGCTCGCGCGCCGCTGGGACGACCCCGCGTTTCCGGCCGCCTTTCCCTGGTTCAATACGTCTCGCTATTGGGAAGACCGCATCCTCGAACTGCGCGAACAGGTCGCGCTGATCGACGAGGAACCGCTCTGGCCGGTGTGA
- a CDS encoding phytanoyl-CoA dioxygenase family protein, which translates to MTAETKKEQIDALRRDGFVIVRGLVPAQECAWVRERAQAQLNAAEAPLEREADLQYPGAPASSSAPGGRTVRRLLDAYGRDPAFAAFATSADVSGWMTTYFGEQVLLSRTHHNCMMTKHPQYGSLTGWHRDARYWSFARDDLVSAWFALGDETASNGGLWLIPGSHRPDFAPHAFDDAKFFRDDLPENQALIRHAVSPTLAAGDVIFFHCNTLHAAGRNLSEQVKFSLVFTYHGVGNAPRPGTRSASRPEIPV; encoded by the coding sequence ATGACAGCGGAAACCAAGAAGGAACAGATCGACGCGCTACGACGCGACGGCTTCGTCATCGTTCGTGGTCTGGTACCCGCGCAGGAATGCGCGTGGGTACGCGAGCGCGCGCAAGCGCAACTGAACGCGGCCGAGGCCCCGCTCGAACGCGAGGCGGATCTGCAGTATCCCGGCGCGCCGGCGTCGTCGAGCGCCCCGGGCGGCAGGACCGTGCGGCGCCTGCTGGATGCGTACGGCCGCGATCCCGCATTCGCCGCGTTCGCGACGTCCGCGGACGTCAGCGGCTGGATGACGACGTATTTTGGCGAACAGGTGCTGCTGTCGCGCACGCACCATAACTGCATGATGACCAAGCATCCCCAATATGGCAGCCTGACCGGCTGGCATCGTGACGCGCGCTACTGGTCGTTCGCGCGGGACGACCTGGTATCGGCCTGGTTCGCGCTGGGCGACGAAACCGCGAGCAACGGCGGGCTCTGGTTGATCCCGGGATCGCACCGGCCCGATTTCGCGCCGCATGCATTCGACGATGCGAAGTTTTTCCGCGACGATCTTCCCGAGAACCAGGCCTTGATCCGCCATGCGGTATCGCCCACGCTTGCGGCGGGCGACGTGATTTTCTTCCACTGCAATACCCTGCACGCCGCGGGCAGGAATCTCAGCGAACAGGTCAAGTTTTCGCTGGTCTTCACCTACCATGGCGTCGGCAACGCGCCCCGGCCGGGCACGCGTTCGGCGTCGCGTCCGGAAATTCCCGTTTAG